A window of Streptomyces sp. NBC_01689 genomic DNA:
GCCGTCGCGCAGGGACTTGGGGGCGACCAGGAGCCGGCGGTAGGTCTCGCGGCGGGAGTAGCCGGAGAGCCGGTTGAAGAGGTCGGAGAGGTCCGCGCCGACCTGCGGGTCGGCGGTGAGCAGTCCGAGGTCCTCGTACAGCCGGGCGGTCTTGGGGTGGTAGTTGCCCGTGCCGACGTGGCTGTAGCGGCGCAGGGTGTCGCCCTCCTGCCGGACCACCAGCGACAGCTTGCAGTGGGTCTTCAGCCCGACGAGCCCGTACACGACGTGGCAGCCGGACTCCTCCAGCTTCCTGGCCCACTTGATGTTGGCCTGTTCGTCGAAGCGTGCCTTGATCTCGACGAGGACGAGGACCTGCTTGCCGGACTCGGCGGCGTCTATCAGCGCGTCGACGATGGGCGAGTCGCCCGACGTCCGGTACAGCGTCTGCTTGATCGCCAGAACGTCCGGGTCGCTCGCCGCCTGCTCCAGGAAGGCCTGGACGGAGGTGGAGAACGAGTCGTACGGGTGGTGCAGCAGGACGTCGCGCTCGCGCAGGGCGGCGAAGATGTCGGGCGCGGACGCCGACTCGACCTCCGCGAGGTCGCGGTGGGTGCCCGCGATGAACTTCGGGTACTTCAGCTCGGGCCGGTCGAGGGCGCCGATGCCGAACAGGCCGGTGAGGTCCAGCGGGCCCGGCAGCGGGTACACCTCGGCCTCGGAGATCTTCAGTTCCCGTACCAACAGGTCGAGGACGTACCGGTCGATGGACTCCTCGACCTCCAGGCGCACCGGCGGCCCGAAGCGGCGCCGCATGAGCTCCTTCTCCAGCGCCTGGAGCAGGTTCTCGGTGTCGTCCTCCTCGACCTCGAGGTCCTCGTTGCGGGTGAGGCGGAAGGTGTGGTGCTCCAGCACCTCCATGCCCGGGAAGAGCTCCTCCAGGTGTGCCGCGATCACGTCCTCGATGGGGACGTAGCGGTCCGGGGAGGCCTCCAGGAAGCGGGAGAGCAGCGGCGGGACCTTGACGCGCGCGAAGTGGCGGTGGCCGCTCACCGGGTTGCGCACCACCACGGCCAGGTTCAGGGACAGGCCGGAGATGTACGGGAAGGGGTGCGCGGGGTCGACGGCCAGCGGGGTGAGGACCGGGAAGATCTGGTGCCGGAAGAGCGTGAAGAGGCGGGCCTGCTCCTTCTCGGTGAGCTCGCTCCAGCGGACCAGGTGGATGCCCTCCTCCGCGAGCGCGGGGGCGACGTCCTCCTGGTAGCAGGCCGCGTGCCGGGCCATGAGCTCGCGCGAGCGGGCCCAGATCATCTCCAGGACCTCGCGCGGCTGCAGGCCGGAGGCGGACTTGGTGGCGACGCCGGTCGCGATGCGGCGCTTGAGGCCGGCCACCCGGACCATGAAGAACTCGTCCAGGTTGCTGGCGAAGATCGCCAGGAACTTGGCCCGTTCGAGGAGCGGTGTGCTCGGGTCCTCGGCGAGTTCCAGGACGCGTTCGTTGAACGCCAGCCAGCTGCGTTCCCGGTCCAGGAACCGGCCCTGCGGGAGCTGGATGCCGTCCTGCACCGTGTCCTCGTACGCGTCGAGGTCGGCGTCGAGGTCGGGCTCCAGGTCGGAGACGTTGGCGGCGACGGTGTGCGGCCGGTGCGCGGCGATGGAACCGACGGACGGCTGCGGGTGCTGGACCTGTGCCTGGGCGCTGGGCTGGTTCATGGACCCATTCTTCCGCGCCGGACGGGAGACCGGCGCGTCGGAGCGGGCGGGCGGCAGCGCGGCGAGGCGGATGACGGCTCCGCGGCTCGCGGCGTCGTCCGGCCGGAGGTGTCCCCGGCGGGGCACGGACCCGGGTTCGTCCGCCGTCGACGGCTGGGGCTCGTTCTCCGGTGGAGGCGAAGGCTCTGGCACGGCGGGCTTCATTGGCTGAGCGTCGCAAGCCCGTCTGAATCGATGGTTACGGCGACATGACGTGCGGGATATCGGGGGGCGGCTCCCGGACGTCCACCTCCGCGAGGGCCGCGTACGCCCCCGCGGCCTTCGCGGGGGCGTACGGACAGGTCGTACGGGAGTTCCCGCCCCGTTGCCGTCGTGCGGGCCGGGCGGGGTCTACGCGGTGCGGCGGCGCAGCAGCCCGAAGGCGGCCGCGGTGGCCGCGCCGGCGACGGCGAGGACGATGCCGGTCTCCACCAGATGGAGGGGCCAGAAGTGGGAGCGCGGGTGGTAGACCGAGTAGTGCCCGGTGATCCCGTGGTCGGCGGCGCAGCGCCTGATCCGGGCGGCCGTGCCGAGGCAGTGCCCGTAGTCGGGGTCCGCGATCCGGCGCCCGTGGACGAGCACCCCGCCCTCCAGCTGCCACGCGCCGTGCGGCGGCGGAACCTCGGTGGCGCCGGTCCGGGTGACCTTGGGCCACAGGTCGGCGCGGAGGCCCGCCAGGGTCCGGCTGAGCAGCAGCATCACCGCGAGGGTGGTGCCAAGGGCGGGCAGCGTGCGGCCGAGCAGCAGGCCGGCGAGGGCGCCGACGGCCAGCGCGCACAGGGCGTAGGCGAGGGTCGCGGGGCCCAGGGCGACGAAGGTGCTGACGTCGCTCCAGCCGTTGTCCAGCCGGTCCGGGTGGTTCGACCAGGTCCAGCGGAACATCGGTACGAGCACCGCGCAGCCGAGGGTGAGGACCAGCGCGGGCACGGCGAGCTTGGCGGTCAGCCAGCGCACCGGGGACACCGACTGGGTCCAGGCGAGCCGTGCGGTGCCCGACTCCAGTTCACGGGCGACCAGGGCGGCGCCCGCCCAGGCGGCCACGGCGTAGAAACAGCAGCACAGGACGACGGCGGCCCAGCGGACGGTGGTGCCGTAGTCGTCGGTGGCGGTGAGGAAGCAGGTGTCGTGGTGCGCGCAGTAGGCAAGCTCCGCCCGGGCCTTGTCGGCCTCGATCCCGACCGCCCACCCCAGGAGCCCGGCGACGGCGGCCACGAAGGCGCCCCACAGGGCCAGCGCCGGGCGGTGCACGCGCAGGACGGTCCAGGGGAGTCCGTCGACGGCGTTCACCGGCGGCCCTCCTCGGGGGTGGGGCCGGTCTGCCGGGTCAGCAGCCGGAAGGCGGCGAGGACGGCGAGCGCGGCGAGGGCGAGGACGATCCCGGTCGCGACCCACTGGAGGGGCCAGTAGTGGGAGTACGGGTGGGAGTCGTTGTAGAAACTGACGGCGTGCAGTCTCGTGTACAGCTCGCGGCACTCGGTACTGAGGTCGCTGCCGCAGTACGGGTTGGCGAGCCGGCCTCCGGTGGAGGTGAGGAGGCCTTCGTCGACGGTGAGGCCGAGGCCCGTGGGGCCGTTGTGGCGCAGGCTGCTGACGGTCCGCACGGAGGGCCACAGGTGCGGTACGGCCAGGGCGGTGCCGACGCGGACGGCGGCCGTGCAGAGCACCGAGAGGGCGAGGGCGGCCAGCGAGCGGCGCAGCGCGAGGCCGGTCAGCGCGCCGACGGCCAGCCCGAACAGGGCGAAGGCGACGGTGGTCGGGCCGTTGGCGTGGAAGACGAGGACGTCGGTCCAGTCCTTGGCGGTGTCGATCCGGCCCTGGCTGCGGCGCCAGGTCCGCTGGTGCAGCAGGACCAGCAGGCTCGTCCCGGCGGTGACGAGCACGGCCGGGAGGGCCAGCTTGACCGTGAGCCAGCGGGCCGGGGAGACGGACTGGGTCCAGGAGAGCTGTGCGGTGCCGGTCTCCATCTCGCGGCCGGTCAGCGACGCGCCCGCCCACGCGGCGACGAGGAACGGGACGAAGGTCACCGCGAGGGTGGCGTACTGGGAGACGGACTTGTAGGTGAGGATCGCGTCCTGGTCGTAGGCGCAGGAGGCCTCACGGCAGCGGTCGTACTGCCGCCACGCGGTGGCCGCCGCGTCCATCGCCGGGCCGTGCAGCCACAGCAGCAGGGCCGTGAGGACCACGAACAGGCCGGCTCCGGCGTACAGGGCCGGGCGGTGCAGCCGCAGCAGCGTGCGGACCAGGCCGCGGGTGGCGGACGGGCGGCGGACGGGGGGCGCCGGGGTGCCGGCGGTGGCGAGGGCGGTCATGCGGCGGGCTCCTGGGCGCGGGCGGGGGTGAGGATCAGCGCGGGGGCCGCGGGGTTGCGCAGATGGGCGAGGACCAGTTCCTCCAGGGAGGGCGTGGTGGCTCCGGCGTCGGCGGGGTACGGGCCCTGAGGGCGGATCAGGGCGGTCTGCTGGCGTCCGGTGGTGCGGGATTCGACCACGGTGTGCGGGGCGAGCTCGCGGACCGGGCCGGTGGTCAGGGTGTGCGCGGCCAGCAGGTCGTCCAGGTCGCCCGCCAGCCGGACCCGGCCGTCGCCTATCAGCAGCAGGTAGTCGCAGGAGCCCTCCAGCTCGGCGACGACGTGCGAGGACATCACGACGGTCGTCCCGTGCTCGGCGGCCTCGGCCATCAGGGTGCCCATCAGTTCGTGCCGGGCGAGCGGGTCGAGGTCGGCCATCGGCTCGTCCAGGAGCAGGAGTTCGGGGCGCTTGCCGAGGGCGAGGGCGAGGGCCACCCGGGTGCGCTGGCCGCCGGAGAGCGCACGGATCCTCTTCTTCGGGTCGAGGCCGCCGACCTCGTACGCGATCCGTCCGGCGACCCGGGGGTCCCAGCGGGCGGGGTTGAGTTCCTGGCCCAGGCGCAGGGTCTGGTCCACGGTGAGCTGCGGGTAGAGCGGCTTGTCCTGGGCGACGTACGCGACGCGCTCGCGGGCGGCGGCCGGGTGGGCGCCGAGCACGGTGAGGGTGCCCTCGGTGGGGGCGAGCAGGCCGGCCGTGTGGGACAGCAGGGTCGACTTGCCCGCGCCGTTGGGGCCGACGACGGCGCAGACGCGTCCCGCGGGGAGCCGGAAGGAGCAGTCGCGCAGTGCCCAGCTCCCGCGTCGGCCGAAGCGCTTGCCGAGCCCGGCCGCCTCGATGGCGGAGTTGCTCATTCCTGGTCTCCCTTTGCCTGTTCCTGAGTGAAGCGGTCGTCGAGGGCGGAGGTGAAGAGCGCCGCCATGTCGTCCCGGCCGAGCCCCGCCGCGTGGGCCCGCGTCATCCAGGCGTCCAGTTCGGCGCGCAGGGGCGAGTCGGCCGGGGTGGTGGTGCCGAGCGAGCGGCGTACGAAGGTGCCGAGGCCGCGTCTGGCCTCGACCAGGCCCTCGCGCTCCAGCTCGCGGTAGGCCTTGAGGACGGTGTTCGGGTTGATCGCGGTGGCTTCCACGACCTCGCGGGCCGTGGGCAGCTTGTCGCCGGGTTCGAGCAGCCCGAGTCGCAGGGCCTGTTTGGTCTGCTGGACGATCTGGACGTACGTGGCGACACCGCTGCGCCGGTCGATGCGGTACTCCACCACGCGGCAACCACCCTTTCACTAATTGAGTAGTGAAAGGGTGGTGCAAGAGGGGGTCGTGAGTCAAGTGCGAGATCCGTCGGCCGGAACGTGAACCGATCGCCAGGGCTCGTCCGATGAGGTGACGTGAGGGAAACGAGAAGCGACGGGGAGCTGCTGCGGGCCATCGCGGCGGACGGGGACCGTCGCGCCTTCGAGGAGCTGTACCGGCGCTACGCGCCGTGGCTGACCGCGCGCCTGCGCGGCCGGTGCGCGGACCCCGGGGTCGTCGACGACGTCGTGCAGGAGACCTTCCTTGCCGTCTGGCGCGGCACCGCGCGCTACCGGGAGGAGGGCGACGCCGCCGGCTGGCTCTGGCGGGTCGGCTCCCGACGGCTGATCGACACCCTGCGCGGCGACGGCGCCCGGGGCCGCCTGCGGCAGGCCCTGGCCCGCCTGCGCCACCGGGACGAGGCGTCCGCCGAGGAACGCGTGCTCGCGGGGGTGGAGCACGGAGACCTCGCGGGCGCCCTCGTCCGGCTCTCGCCCGAACTGCGGGCGGTGCTCCAGGCCACGGTGATCGACGGTCTCACCACCAGGGAGGCGGCCGTCCTGCTCGGCATTCCGCCCGGCACGGTCAAGACGCGGGCCCTGCGGGCCCGCAAGCAGCTGCGGGAGGCACTGGCATGAGCGGCATCGACAGGGACACCGGCACGTCCTGGCACGTGCCGGAGGACGACATCCGGGCCTACGCGCGAGGAGAACTCACCCCGCCCCGGCTCTGGTCCGCGGACACCCACCTCGCCGCGTGCGCACGCTGCCGGGAGACGCTCGCCGCGGCGGCCGACCCGGTCGCGCTGGCGGCCGGCTGGGAGCGGCTCGACGCCGAACTGGACGCGCCGCGCCCGCGCCTGGTCGAGTCGCTGCTGGTGCGCGTCGGCGTCGCCGACCACACCGCGCGTCTGCTGGCCGCCGCACCCGTGCTGCGCCGCTCCTGGCTGGGAGCGGTCGCCGCCGTGCTGGTCATGACCGTGGCCGCGGCCAACTCGGCGCAGTCCGCCGCCGCGCCCAACCTGTTCCTGGCCCTCGCGCCCCTGCTCCCGCTCGCCGGGGTCGCGCTGTCCTACGGCCCCGCGCTCGACCCGACGTACGAGATGGCGGTCGTCTCGCCGACCCACGGGTTCCGGCTGCTGATGATCCGTACCCTCGCCGTGCTGGCCGTCGTCCTCGGCCTGAACGGTCTCGCCACCCTCGCCCTGCCCGCGTACGGGCTGCGCGCACTGGCCTGGCTGCTGCCCGCCCTGGCCCTCACCGGGACCGGGCTCGCCCTGACCCCCCGGCTGGGCCCGGTCCTCGCGCCCGGAGTGGTCGCCACGGTCTGGGTGACGCTGCTCGCGCTGACGGCGTCCGCGGGCGGCCCCCACCACGGGACGCTCGCGCCGTTCACGGCGGCCGGACAGGGTGTCGCCGCGGCGGTGGCCGTACTGGCCGCCGGGCTGCTGTACCTGCTGCGCGACGGATTCGACGCGTCGCTCCCCCGGCGGCCGTTCCCGGGGTTCACCCAGGGAGGCCGGGGATGACGGACCGCACCCCCGCGGCGCAGGCCGGCCCCGTCACCCGTGGGGAGCGGCGGCTGCGTCTCCTGAAGGCCGCGCTGCTGATGGCCCTCTCGCTCCTGGCCTTCGCGGCCGAACTGCTCCTCCTGGCCGTCCGTGCCCCGCGCGGTCGCCGAAGCGCCTTCGGAGGGGACCTCGGAGGAGACACCGGAGGGGACACCGGCGGGGGCGACGGATGAGGGCGCCGGTGGTCACGCCTCCCGCCCGCACCGTCGGGCCCCTTCCGTCCACCCCCGCCGCGGATTCCCCGTCTCGCCCTTCTCTCCCTTCTACCTCTTGTTCTTCTTGCTCCTCTTGTTCGTCTTCTTGCCTTCCGCCCCTTCCGTTCCCTTCCTTCGACCACTTCCGCAGGAGCGCCGCATGACCCCCACCGTCTCCGCCTCCGGGCTGAGCCTCCACTACGGCAGGACCGCCGCCCTCGACGACGTCTCGCTCCGGCTCCAGGAAGGCGTCACCGGGCTCATCGGTCCCAACGGGGCGGGAAAGACGACCCTGTTGCGGGTGCTCGCCACCGCGGTGCCCGCGGACCGCGGCGCCTTCACGGTGCTCGGACACGACCCGGCCACGACGTCCGGACGGCAGGACGTCCGGCGCAGGCTCGGCTATCTGCCGCAGACCCCGGGATTCCACCCGGACTTCACGGCCTTCGAGTTCGTCGACTACGTGGCGATCCTCAAGGAGCGGACGGACCGGACCGCCCGGCACCGCGAGGTGAGCCAGGTCCTGGAATCCGTCGACCTGACCGACGTACGCGGCAAGCGGATCAAGAAGCTGTCCGGCGGAATGCGTCAGCGGGTCGCGCTGGCCGCCGCCCTCGTCGGCGACCCCGGCTTCCTCGTCCTCGACGAACCCACCGTCGGCCTCGACCCCGAACAGCGCATGCGCTTCAGGGAACTGATCGCCCGGGCCGGGGAGGAGCGCACCGTGCTCCTGTCCACCCACCAGACCGAGGACGTCGCGATGCTCTGCCACCGCGTCATCGTGATGGCCGGCGGACGCGTCCTCTTCGAGGGCACCCCCGCCGACCTGGCCGCACGCGCCGCCGGACATGTGTGGAGCAGCACCGAGCGCGACCCGGCCGCACGCGCCGGATGGCGTACCGGCACGGGCTCCTTCCGCAATGTCGGCGACCCGCCGACGGGCGCCGACCTCCTCGAACCGACCCTGGAGGACGGCTACCTGCTCACCCTCGACGGCACGCCCGCGGAGGTGACCGCGGGATGAGTACCGCACTGGAGACCCCCGCGCGGACCGTCGGGCAGGACCCGGAGCCGCGCCGCCGCTGGGCCGCCGTGGCCGCCCTCGCCCGCTTCGAGGCACGCGAACTGCGCCTCCAACTGTCCTTCCTCGGGATCGTGCTGCTGTACATCGCCTGGATCGTGTGGCAGTGCACCAGCGGGACGGACGACTACCCGGCGCTGCAGGACGTCGACCGGGACACCCAGAGCGTGCCGATGCTCGTCGGACTCTCGGTCATGCTGTGGGTCAACCGCGCCGTCCTGCGCTCCCACCGCCACGACACGGAACGCCACTTCGGGGTGCTCGTCGTCGAGCCGTGGCGGCGTACGGTCGGCCACGCGCTGTCCGTCGTCCCGGCGGCCCTGTTCGTCGCGGTCTGCGTCACCGTCCAGTTCACCTGGGAGTCGCTCAAGCCCGGTGCGGTCGGGCACGGTTCACCCGGGGAGCTGGCCGTCGGCCCGCTGACGGTGCTGCTCTTCGGTGAACTCGGGGTCCTCCTCGGCCGCCTGGTCCGCTCCGCGTTCGCCGCGCCGGTCCTGCTCGTCTTCCTGCTCTTCACCCAGGTCCTGGGCGCGAGCGTCTCCGGTGGGGGCGACTGGACGACCTGGCTGGCGCCGGTCGTCACCGAGACCGGTTCCAGGCCGTTCCCCTCCGACCTGCTGGGCCGCCCCGCGGCCTGGCACGCGCTGTACCTCCTCGGGCTCGCCCTGTCCGTGGCGGTGCTCGCCGTGCTGGCCGCCGGCGGGCGTTCGAGGACCGTCCAGGCGATCCTCGCGGGTGCGCTGGCGCTGACGCTGGTGGGGGCGGTCGCGCAGTCCGGCGGCACCCCGGCCGCGACGCTCGCCGCCCGCGAACGGGACTCGCTCACCCCCGAGAAGGTCCAGTCGTGCCTGGAGCACGGCACCTCGACGTACTGCGCCTTCCCCGAGTGGAGGGGCCGCACGGCCGACTGGGCCGCGGTCGTCCACCGGGTCCAGGGTCTCGCGGGCGGAGCCGCCGGAGGCGAGCGGCTGACGGTGCGGCAGCGCATTGACGCCCGGGGCGGTCTGACGGACAGCCCCGCCTTCGACCCGTCGGCCGTGCCCGGCCGGGTGACCGTGGGCACCGCCTGGGGCGGCAACCGGGTCCCCGAGTTCGCGGTGGCCGTCGCTTCCGTCCTGGTCGCGGGGAACGAGAAGGCGGGCAGCGCGGTGTGCGACGCCCGCATGGTGACCATCATGTGGCTGGCGCTGGGCGCGGAGTCCGACCCGATGACCCTCTTCCGGCACGTCCGCCTCGACGACAGCGTCACGGGTTCCGCCATCGTCCTGACCCCCACGGATCCGCTCGCGATGACCGCGGAACAGACGCGGATCGTACGGGAGTTGCTGAAGATGCCCCGCTACGCGGTCACCGCCAGGGTGAAGGCCCACTGGTCGCAGCTGACCTCCCCGAAGACCTCGACGGCCCGGGTCGCCGAGCTGCTGGGGGTGCCCGCCGGGCCGGTGGCTACGGACCCGGACGGTGACTCGTGCGGGGGCTGAGGGCGCCGGACACGGCTACGGACGGGACCGCGCGGCCGGGCGGGGCGTACGCCGTGATCCTGGCCCTGCTGCCGCCCGTATGGCGCACGCTGCCGCGGACGGCCCTCGCGGTCTGCGGCGGATTCGGGCTCCTGCTGGCCGGGATTCCCCGCCTGCAGTCCGGGCCGCCGGACCCCTGGCTGTGCGTCAACCTGCTGCGGGGAGCCGCGCTGATGCTCGGTGTGGGTCTGGCGTTCCTGCTGGACGACCCGGCGCGGCACACCACCGCGACGGTGCCGGTCCGCAGGCCGCTGCGGAGCGCCCTGCGGATGGCCCTGGTGGCGCCGGGCGCGGCGCTCTGGTGGGCGGTCGCGCTGCTCCTCGTACCCGAGGGGGCGCGGCCTCCGGCCGGCGCGCTCACGCTGGAGGCGGCCGCGATCGCCGTGACCGCCCTGGCCGTGGCGTCCGCCGCCGTGCGGTTCACGGAGCGGACCGAGCCGGGTCCGGCCGTCGCGACAGGGCTGCTGGTCACCGCGATGACGGTGCCGACCGTGCTGCTGCCGGAGCGCTGGGCGCTGCTCGTGGCGGTGCACGACCCGCACTGGGACGCCGCCCACGAGCGGTGGACGGTGGTACTGACCGCGGCGGCGGTGCTCTGCGCGCTGTGCTGCCCGGAACCCGTACGGTCCTGGCGGCCGCGCGCCCTCGCCCGCCGCTGAGGCCCCTCGGCCCGGCCCGCGGCGACGGTGGCTCCGTCCGGGGCACCCGACGGGGGCCGCCGTCCGGTACCCGCGTCCGAGGCGAGGCGGATACCCCGTGCCCGGTGCGGCCCGCCCGCCCGGAATCGCACCGGTCGTGTCACGGCTGCCGTGCCGGGCCTCCCGGGCGTGGCCGGCCCGCCGGGCGGGTGGGCGCTTCGTCCCCGCGGGTCCTGCCGGTCCGACGGGGAGGAGGCGCGCCGGGACCGGCGCCGGTGGGCCCTGACCCGCCGGGGGTCAGG
This region includes:
- a CDS encoding ABC transporter ATP-binding protein; the encoded protein is MTPTVSASGLSLHYGRTAALDDVSLRLQEGVTGLIGPNGAGKTTLLRVLATAVPADRGAFTVLGHDPATTSGRQDVRRRLGYLPQTPGFHPDFTAFEFVDYVAILKERTDRTARHREVSQVLESVDLTDVRGKRIKKLSGGMRQRVALAAALVGDPGFLVLDEPTVGLDPEQRMRFRELIARAGEERTVLLSTHQTEDVAMLCHRVIVMAGGRVLFEGTPADLAARAAGHVWSSTERDPAARAGWRTGTGSFRNVGDPPTGADLLEPTLEDGYLLTLDGTPAEVTAG
- a CDS encoding ABC transporter, producing the protein MILALLPPVWRTLPRTALAVCGGFGLLLAGIPRLQSGPPDPWLCVNLLRGAALMLGVGLAFLLDDPARHTTATVPVRRPLRSALRMALVAPGAALWWAVALLLVPEGARPPAGALTLEAAAIAVTALAVASAAVRFTERTEPGPAVATGLLVTAMTVPTVLLPERWALLVAVHDPHWDAAHERWTVVLTAAAVLCALCCPEPVRSWRPRALARR
- a CDS encoding ABC transporter ATP-binding protein, with translation MSNSAIEAAGLGKRFGRRGSWALRDCSFRLPAGRVCAVVGPNGAGKSTLLSHTAGLLAPTEGTLTVLGAHPAAARERVAYVAQDKPLYPQLTVDQTLRLGQELNPARWDPRVAGRIAYEVGGLDPKKRIRALSGGQRTRVALALALGKRPELLLLDEPMADLDPLARHELMGTLMAEAAEHGTTVVMSSHVVAELEGSCDYLLLIGDGRVRLAGDLDDLLAAHTLTTGPVRELAPHTVVESRTTGRQQTALIRPQGPYPADAGATTPSLEELVLAHLRNPAAPALILTPARAQEPAA
- a CDS encoding zf-HC2 domain-containing protein, with translation MSGIDRDTGTSWHVPEDDIRAYARGELTPPRLWSADTHLAACARCRETLAAAADPVALAAGWERLDAELDAPRPRLVESLLVRVGVADHTARLLAAAPVLRRSWLGAVAAVLVMTVAAANSAQSAAAPNLFLALAPLLPLAGVALSYGPALDPTYEMAVVSPTHGFRLLMIRTLAVLAVVLGLNGLATLALPAYGLRALAWLLPALALTGTGLALTPRLGPVLAPGVVATVWVTLLALTASAGGPHHGTLAPFTAAGQGVAAAVAVLAAGLLYLLRDGFDASLPRRPFPGFTQGGRG
- a CDS encoding ABC transporter permease; the protein is MSTALETPARTVGQDPEPRRRWAAVAALARFEARELRLQLSFLGIVLLYIAWIVWQCTSGTDDYPALQDVDRDTQSVPMLVGLSVMLWVNRAVLRSHRHDTERHFGVLVVEPWRRTVGHALSVVPAALFVAVCVTVQFTWESLKPGAVGHGSPGELAVGPLTVLLFGELGVLLGRLVRSAFAAPVLLVFLLFTQVLGASVSGGGDWTTWLAPVVTETGSRPFPSDLLGRPAAWHALYLLGLALSVAVLAVLAAGGRSRTVQAILAGALALTLVGAVAQSGGTPAATLAARERDSLTPEKVQSCLEHGTSTYCAFPEWRGRTADWAAVVHRVQGLAGGAAGGERLTVRQRIDARGGLTDSPAFDPSAVPGRVTVGTAWGGNRVPEFAVAVASVLVAGNEKAGSAVCDARMVTIMWLALGAESDPMTLFRHVRLDDSVTGSAIVLTPTDPLAMTAEQTRIVRELLKMPRYAVTARVKAHWSQLTSPKTSTARVAELLGVPAGPVATDPDGDSCGG
- a CDS encoding RNA degradosome polyphosphate kinase, which gives rise to MNQPSAQAQVQHPQPSVGSIAAHRPHTVAANVSDLEPDLDADLDAYEDTVQDGIQLPQGRFLDRERSWLAFNERVLELAEDPSTPLLERAKFLAIFASNLDEFFMVRVAGLKRRIATGVATKSASGLQPREVLEMIWARSRELMARHAACYQEDVAPALAEEGIHLVRWSELTEKEQARLFTLFRHQIFPVLTPLAVDPAHPFPYISGLSLNLAVVVRNPVSGHRHFARVKVPPLLSRFLEASPDRYVPIEDVIAAHLEELFPGMEVLEHHTFRLTRNEDLEVEEDDTENLLQALEKELMRRRFGPPVRLEVEESIDRYVLDLLVRELKISEAEVYPLPGPLDLTGLFGIGALDRPELKYPKFIAGTHRDLAEVESASAPDIFAALRERDVLLHHPYDSFSTSVQAFLEQAASDPDVLAIKQTLYRTSGDSPIVDALIDAAESGKQVLVLVEIKARFDEQANIKWARKLEESGCHVVYGLVGLKTHCKLSLVVRQEGDTLRRYSHVGTGNYHPKTARLYEDLGLLTADPQVGADLSDLFNRLSGYSRRETYRRLLVAPKSLRDGLIARINKEVQHHNAGRPAYVRIKCNSMVDEAIIDALYRASQAGVPVDVWVRGICAVRPGVTGLSENIRVRSVLGRFLEHSRVFAFGNGGEPEVWIGSADMMHRNLDRRIEALVRITDPAHRAALSRLFETGMSDTTASWHLGPDGEWTRHATDQDGQPLRNVQEMLIDARRRRRGTATP
- a CDS encoding GntR family transcriptional regulator yields the protein MVEYRIDRRSGVATYVQIVQQTKQALRLGLLEPGDKLPTAREVVEATAINPNTVLKAYRELEREGLVEARRGLGTFVRRSLGTTTPADSPLRAELDAWMTRAHAAGLGRDDMAALFTSALDDRFTQEQAKGDQE
- a CDS encoding RNA polymerase sigma factor produces the protein MRETRSDGELLRAIAADGDRRAFEELYRRYAPWLTARLRGRCADPGVVDDVVQETFLAVWRGTARYREEGDAAGWLWRVGSRRLIDTLRGDGARGRLRQALARLRHRDEASAEERVLAGVEHGDLAGALVRLSPELRAVLQATVIDGLTTREAAVLLGIPPGTVKTRALRARKQLREALA
- a CDS encoding ABC transporter permease — encoded protein: MTALATAGTPAPPVRRPSATRGLVRTLLRLHRPALYAGAGLFVVLTALLLWLHGPAMDAAATAWRQYDRCREASCAYDQDAILTYKSVSQYATLAVTFVPFLVAAWAGASLTGREMETGTAQLSWTQSVSPARWLTVKLALPAVLVTAGTSLLVLLHQRTWRRSQGRIDTAKDWTDVLVFHANGPTTVAFALFGLAVGALTGLALRRSLAALALSVLCTAAVRVGTALAVPHLWPSVRTVSSLRHNGPTGLGLTVDEGLLTSTGGRLANPYCGSDLSTECRELYTRLHAVSFYNDSHPYSHYWPLQWVATGIVLALAALAVLAAFRLLTRQTGPTPEEGRR